In Aquimarina spinulae, a single window of DNA contains:
- a CDS encoding sensor histidine kinase: MLQKIKNALNITSGNNYTITTKHHVIFWLVYFLFTTFKWGSYFNDYAYSLKTTILGFIIHMSLSYFNIYYLMPKFVDKRKYLIYIFLLFTSLFTMVLAKFYFTYFLVNHNVWPEGPEVTNKLTLNYTIEMMLGELYVVSFVSAIKVTLDRLREHKKLIGVEKLQLETELRFLRAQMSPHFFFNTLNNIYSLSVEKSDKTPKTILKLSELMRYLLHETNQKRQYLSKEIMCLQNYLDLERIRYGDSLKINVNISGEIEGKKIAPMLLLSFIENAFKHGANKNVGEIEINISFIIIDDFLYFQITNPIPSKNNKNKIDSFSGGIGIGNVKKRLELGYKPDEYNLTISENDDQYIVDLKIKV, translated from the coding sequence ATGCTGCAAAAAATTAAAAACGCACTTAATATAACATCTGGTAACAATTATACTATAACAACAAAACATCATGTTATATTCTGGCTCGTATATTTTCTATTTACAACTTTTAAATGGGGAAGTTACTTTAACGACTATGCCTATTCTCTAAAAACCACTATTCTAGGATTTATTATACATATGTCTCTAAGTTATTTCAACATATATTATTTAATGCCAAAATTTGTAGATAAGCGTAAATACCTGATATACATATTTTTACTATTTACATCTCTTTTTACAATGGTCTTGGCAAAATTTTATTTTACTTATTTTCTTGTTAATCATAATGTATGGCCAGAAGGCCCTGAAGTAACCAATAAATTGACCTTAAATTATACTATAGAAATGATGTTGGGTGAGCTTTATGTGGTGTCTTTTGTTTCTGCTATTAAAGTAACCTTAGACAGGTTAAGAGAGCACAAAAAATTAATTGGTGTAGAAAAATTACAATTAGAAACAGAATTACGCTTTCTGAGAGCTCAAATGTCTCCTCATTTCTTTTTTAACACCCTAAATAACATATATTCTCTTTCTGTTGAAAAATCAGACAAAACTCCAAAAACTATATTGAAGTTATCTGAATTAATGCGGTATTTATTGCATGAAACCAATCAAAAAAGACAATATCTTAGTAAAGAAATCATGTGTCTTCAAAACTATTTAGATTTAGAAAGAATTCGATATGGAGATTCCTTAAAAATAAATGTAAATATTTCTGGAGAGATCGAAGGTAAAAAAATCGCTCCAATGTTGCTTCTTTCATTTATAGAAAATGCTTTTAAACATGGAGCTAACAAAAACGTTGGAGAAATCGAAATTAATATCTCTTTCATCATAATAGATGACTTCCTGTATTTTCAGATTACCAACCCAATTCCTTCTAAAAATAATAAAAACAAAATTGATTCCTTTTCTGGTGGTATTGGAATAGGAAACGTAAAAAAAAGGCTTGAATTGGGTTATAAACCCGATGAATATAACTTAACGATTAGTGAAAACGATGATCAATATATTGTTGATTTAAAAATTAAAGTGTAA
- a CDS encoding LytR/AlgR family response regulator transcription factor, which produces MDLKCVIIDDEPLAIKVIKNYVDQTKGLIFLASFSDATESLDYLRSQEIDLLFLDINMPLLDGLNLLKSMHQKPLTIITTAHEEFAVESYELEVVDYLVKPISFHRFIMAVNKAFKIKEYQQKDSFTTPNKRAYIFLKIDKKKMQKIYLDEILSVESLGDYIKVNTSSSNYIAHQTLSNFTDDLPSDKFIRIHRSYTISIDKIESIEGNSIEIANNRYPIGRSYLNEVRSVIFKV; this is translated from the coding sequence ATGGATTTAAAATGTGTTATTATTGATGATGAACCACTGGCAATTAAAGTGATAAAAAACTATGTTGATCAAACAAAAGGATTGATTTTTTTAGCTTCATTTAGCGATGCAACCGAAAGTCTTGACTATTTAAGGAGTCAAGAAATAGATCTTCTTTTTTTAGATATTAACATGCCTCTTTTAGATGGGTTGAATCTATTGAAAAGCATGCATCAAAAACCACTTACCATAATCACTACTGCCCATGAAGAATTTGCAGTAGAAAGTTATGAGTTAGAGGTAGTAGATTATTTGGTAAAACCCATCTCGTTTCATAGGTTCATTATGGCTGTAAATAAAGCTTTCAAAATAAAAGAATATCAACAAAAAGATAGCTTTACTACTCCTAACAAACGAGCGTATATCTTTTTGAAAATCGATAAAAAAAAGATGCAAAAAATATATCTGGATGAAATATTATCTGTCGAAAGCCTTGGGGATTATATTAAAGTAAATACGTCCTCAAGCAACTATATTGCTCATCAAACGTTAAGTAATTTCACAGATGACTTACCTTCTGATAAGTTTATTAGAATTCATAGATCTTATACTATATCAATTGATAAAATAGAATCTATTGAAGGTAATAGTATAGAAATTGCAAATAATCGATATCCAATTGGAAGAAGTTATTTAAATGAAGTAAGAAGTGTTATTTTTAAGGTGTAA
- a CDS encoding NAD(P)-binding domain-containing protein produces the protein MMQNNNLPIAIIGAGPVGLAAAAQLLTQNLPFIVFESGSSVGQNIRSWSHVRVFSPWKYNIDRAAKELLEQTNWIAPDENKLPTGQQLVERYFRPLANLPQIKPYIHLNSKVLSIGRKGLDKMKTWGRENKPFSIKVQENENISYYEAKAVIDATGTWNQPNPIGSGGVFAEGEQELNEHIFYGIPNVKAKHLERYKNKNVVVVGGGHSAINALLDLGGIQKEYPETQLNWILRKDNINKVYGGKQEDTLEARGALGIRIEQLVNSGKLNIYTPFHILKLAKKEDGIQIIGDQNGEIEAINQIDEIISNTGSRPNLEMIREVRIDLDASLESVFDLAELIDPNVHSCGTVRPHGEKELRHPEKDFYIVGSKSYGRAPTFLMATGYEQVRSIVAHMAGDIEAAERVELNLPETGVCSTDFATSEKDDSVACCSSELTIEGVETTGSSCGTSGCN, from the coding sequence ATGATGCAAAACAATAATTTACCCATAGCAATAATAGGTGCTGGCCCAGTAGGATTAGCTGCAGCTGCACAATTACTAACACAAAATCTTCCTTTCATTGTATTTGAATCGGGAAGCTCTGTCGGACAAAATATACGTTCCTGGAGCCACGTTCGTGTGTTTTCTCCCTGGAAATATAATATAGATCGAGCTGCCAAAGAATTATTAGAACAAACCAATTGGATAGCTCCCGATGAAAATAAATTACCGACAGGACAACAGTTGGTAGAACGCTATTTTCGTCCATTAGCAAATTTACCTCAGATTAAACCATACATTCATTTGAATAGCAAAGTTCTTTCTATCGGAAGAAAAGGCTTGGATAAAATGAAAACCTGGGGGCGTGAGAATAAACCTTTCTCAATTAAGGTTCAAGAAAATGAAAACATTAGTTATTATGAAGCAAAAGCAGTAATTGATGCTACAGGAACCTGGAATCAACCCAATCCCATTGGTTCTGGCGGTGTGTTTGCCGAAGGAGAGCAAGAACTAAATGAGCATATCTTTTATGGTATCCCAAATGTAAAAGCAAAACATTTAGAACGTTATAAAAACAAAAATGTAGTTGTTGTAGGAGGAGGACATTCTGCTATTAATGCTTTATTAGATTTAGGAGGCATTCAAAAAGAATACCCAGAAACACAACTTAATTGGATATTAAGAAAAGATAATATAAACAAGGTTTATGGCGGGAAACAAGAAGATACGCTAGAAGCCAGAGGTGCTCTTGGTATTCGTATTGAGCAATTGGTCAATAGTGGAAAATTAAATATCTATACGCCTTTCCATATCTTAAAACTGGCCAAAAAAGAAGACGGTATCCAAATCATCGGTGATCAAAATGGTGAAATAGAAGCTATCAATCAAATAGATGAAATAATTAGTAATACAGGTTCTCGACCAAATTTGGAAATGATTCGCGAGGTACGAATAGATTTAGATGCCTCACTAGAATCGGTTTTTGATCTTGCCGAATTAATTGATCCGAATGTTCATAGTTGTGGAACAGTAAGACCTCACGGAGAAAAAGAGCTTCGCCATCCCGAAAAAGATTTTTACATCGTAGGTTCTAAAAGTTATGGTAGAGCTCCAACTTTTTTAATGGCTACAGGGTATGAGCAAGTACGCTCTATAGTAGCTCATATGGCTGGTGATATTGAAGCTGCAGAGCGAGTTGAACTTAATTTACCAGAAACAGGAGTGTGCAGTACCGATTTTGCAACTAGTGAAAAAGATGACAGTGTAGCTTGTTGTTCTTCAGAACTAACTATAGAAGGAGTAGAAACTACAGGTTCGAGTTGCGGTACATCGGGATGTAATTAA
- a CDS encoding MFS transporter produces the protein MLLTKSSPIPKEQSSSFRGALRASGVMAFAGLGDAVLYPVLPIYGKELGFSVFFIGILLSINRFVRIIANTPIANWIHRIGIRKMLIITATLATLTTFVYGLKLGLISFLIARIFWGLSYSGLKISTLSYASQAKEKSGLAFGLSQSIKSLGALFVLWFGPIVISKFGIQNGLFSIALISSLGILLAYSLPKIETEAKNDIVKTNLTFYPNAINLLVFIISVSIDGILVVSLSHLLSGNMINSSELLGYVAFYLLLKRLFVLLFSIIGGMLTIRFRPLILFSISISICLFAMALIAFDSTILGIILAFVFNTIVVTFSPLIAIKNSQNKDNSLQAISSVSTWWDIGAAVGAFIGIYAIEFLGIQNLYLSLCITGTILFINFSIKNAKSSRSTI, from the coding sequence ATGTTGCTAACCAAAAGCTCTCCTATCCCTAAAGAACAAAGCTCCTCATTTCGAGGGGCTTTGCGTGCTAGTGGGGTGATGGCTTTTGCAGGATTAGGTGATGCCGTTTTATACCCTGTACTCCCCATTTATGGTAAAGAATTAGGTTTTTCGGTATTTTTTATTGGCATATTATTATCCATAAACCGATTTGTGAGGATTATTGCAAACACACCTATCGCAAATTGGATACATCGAATCGGAATTCGAAAAATGCTGATTATTACCGCAACACTGGCTACGCTAACTACTTTTGTATACGGGCTGAAATTAGGTTTAATTTCTTTCTTGATAGCAAGAATTTTTTGGGGTTTAAGTTATTCCGGATTAAAAATATCCACTTTATCTTATGCTTCACAAGCTAAAGAAAAGTCTGGTTTAGCATTTGGATTATCACAAAGCATCAAATCATTAGGAGCTTTATTTGTACTTTGGTTTGGGCCAATCGTCATTAGTAAATTTGGCATTCAAAATGGCTTATTTAGCATAGCTTTAATCAGTTCGTTAGGTATACTTTTAGCGTATTCATTACCAAAAATTGAAACTGAGGCAAAAAACGATATCGTAAAAACAAACCTTACTTTTTATCCAAATGCTATCAATTTATTAGTATTTATAATATCTGTTTCAATAGATGGTATTTTAGTCGTATCCCTATCACATTTATTATCAGGAAACATGATCAATTCGAGTGAGTTACTTGGTTATGTGGCATTTTATTTGTTATTAAAACGATTATTTGTTTTGTTGTTTTCTATAATCGGAGGCATGCTCACCATACGTTTTCGACCACTAATCTTATTTTCAATTTCAATTAGTATTTGTTTATTCGCAATGGCATTGATTGCATTCGACAGTACCATTTTGGGCATTATTCTAGCTTTTGTATTCAATACAATTGTGGTTACTTTTTCGCCACTTATCGCCATCAAGAACTCACAAAACAAAGATAATTCCTTACAGGCAATTTCTAGTGTAAGTACATGGTGGGATATAGGTGCTGCTGTTGGTGCATTTATCGGGATCTACGCCATAGAATTTCTTGGAATACAAAACCTATATTTATCTTTGTGTATAACCGGAACAATTTTATTCATCAATTTCTCTATAAAAAATGCAAAATCAAGTCGTTCAACTATATAA
- a CDS encoding sigma-70 family RNA polymerase sigma factor, whose product MQNQVVQLYNPLLGYVKKRVRNQEDAEDLTQDVFLKLSKSNSNGVDNLKSWVYTIAKNTITDYYRKKQLQTNSIEDDTFFDYDTNEDAGIELGKCVHSFVNQLPEEYRELMILSEIKEIPQKEIAEQLNINYVTVRSKIQRGRKKLKELFEGCCTILQGGKGSIIDFESKTGSNKKSSC is encoded by the coding sequence ATGCAAAATCAAGTCGTTCAACTATATAACCCATTATTGGGGTACGTTAAAAAGCGTGTCCGCAATCAGGAAGATGCCGAAGATTTAACCCAAGATGTATTTTTAAAATTATCCAAATCGAATAGTAATGGTGTCGATAACCTTAAAAGCTGGGTGTATACTATAGCCAAAAACACGATTACCGATTACTACAGGAAAAAGCAGCTGCAAACTAACTCAATTGAAGATGACACCTTTTTTGATTATGACACCAATGAGGATGCTGGCATTGAGCTAGGTAAATGTGTACATTCTTTTGTTAATCAATTGCCAGAAGAGTATCGAGAATTAATGATTTTATCTGAGATAAAGGAAATACCACAAAAAGAAATAGCCGAACAGCTTAATATAAACTATGTTACGGTACGTTCTAAAATTCAGCGGGGAAGAAAAAAGCTTAAAGAATTATTTGAAGGTTGTTGTACTATTTTACAAGGTGGGAAAGGGAGTATAATAGACTTCGAATCAAAAACCGGAAGTAATAAGAAATCATCCTGTTAA
- a CDS encoding ArsO family NAD(P)H-dependent flavin-containing monooxygenase, with the protein MKIYDTLVIGGGQAGLSVAYFLRRQKLNYLILDDKDKPGGSWLQTWDSLKLFSPTEYSSLSGWAMPKSKHEYPTKKEFIYYLDAYEKRYKFPILRNTQVISVAKNNDLFTVETNQGFFYSKTVVSATGTAQRPFIPQYPDQELFQGEQLHSLHYKNSEDLVGKKVLVVGGGNSSAQILAEVSKVAQTQWVTLEEPHFLPDNIDGRYLFNAATQQFLGKSSQEKGKSANVSLANIVMVESVKEARSRNVLHAKRPFASFYEKGVIWENKTKEEFDTVIWCTGFKANLDHLQSLNIIENNRIKTQYTRSIKEPMLWLVGYGSWTGFASATIYGVGKTARQTVKEISAVIYQK; encoded by the coding sequence ATGAAAATATACGATACTCTTGTAATTGGTGGTGGACAAGCGGGGCTTTCGGTAGCTTATTTTTTACGCAGACAAAAATTAAACTATCTAATTCTGGATGATAAAGATAAACCAGGAGGCTCTTGGTTACAAACCTGGGATAGCCTCAAATTATTTTCCCCAACAGAATACAGCTCATTATCTGGTTGGGCTATGCCTAAAAGCAAACATGAATATCCAACCAAAAAAGAGTTCATTTATTATCTGGATGCTTATGAGAAACGTTATAAATTTCCGATCCTGAGAAATACACAAGTAATTTCGGTAGCTAAAAACAATGATCTTTTCACAGTCGAAACTAATCAAGGTTTTTTTTACAGTAAAACTGTGGTTAGTGCAACAGGTACAGCACAACGACCTTTTATCCCTCAATACCCAGATCAGGAATTGTTTCAAGGAGAACAGCTGCACTCTTTACATTATAAAAATTCTGAAGATCTTGTTGGCAAAAAAGTGTTAGTCGTTGGCGGAGGAAATTCGAGTGCTCAAATTTTAGCCGAAGTTTCAAAAGTAGCACAAACACAATGGGTTACATTAGAAGAGCCTCATTTTTTACCCGATAATATAGATGGGCGTTATCTATTTAATGCTGCAACTCAACAATTTTTAGGAAAATCTAGCCAAGAAAAAGGTAAAAGTGCTAATGTCTCTTTAGCAAATATCGTTATGGTAGAAAGCGTAAAAGAAGCCCGAAGCAGAAATGTATTGCACGCCAAACGTCCTTTTGCATCCTTTTATGAAAAAGGAGTCATTTGGGAAAATAAAACCAAAGAAGAGTTTGATACAGTGATTTGGTGTACAGGTTTTAAAGCAAATTTAGATCATTTACAATCTCTTAATATCATCGAGAACAATCGTATTAAAACCCAATACACACGTTCGATAAAGGAACCTATGCTTTGGTTAGTTGGTTATGGTAGTTGGACTGGTTTTGCATCAGCAACCATTTATGGTGTAGGTAAAACAGCAAGACAAACTGTTAAAGAAATATCGGCGGTTATATATCAAAAATAG